GTTAAGTCCCATGCATCTTAAACTCCCATTTCCCACCACCTAATCCCCCCAAACAAACACGCTGACCCTACCTGAATCTCATCCCCAAttcctcttctacctctccgttgaTGCTGATTCCGCTTCGCTTGAGGCAAATATGGAGGATCCCCCCATCACGGCTTCGCTCGGCCCCTTGGTTCGCCTCCTCCGGCGGCTCCATTCCTTCGAGGATTCCGAGCATCCTCTGCCAGAGGGGCTTAGTGCCAACGGGATCCGGCTTCTTAGAGAAGGTCTACAAGGGTTGTACGACCACCTCAAGGATGTGCCGGAGCCAGATCCGGACCCCGGCGCCACGCCCAAATGGTGGATCAAGGAGGTTCGGGAACTTGGTTACGATGCGGAGGACTTCTTCGACGAGGTTATGCAAGCCGGTGTCGGCGGCCAGACTGCCGGAGAAGGCGCCATTGTCCGCAGAAGCTCTCGTCTTAGTGCCATCTTTAGGGCTGCTGGCAGTCGGCGGAAGCAGCGCCGGCGCCAGATTGCGGAAGATTTCTCACAATTAATGGATCGTGTGGATGACGCGAGAGAAAGGTGCCAAAGTTTCCAGCTTGCTCCGGCGGAGACAGACGACCGTGGGCATGCCGGTATCAGCCGCCACAGGCCTGATTTGTCTCTGGACCTGCCGGTGTCGGCTGCCTCCATCTCCGACGTTCGTGTGGGAACAGCTGAGCGCCTAGTTGGTGTCGAGGTACCCATGAAGAAGCTTGGTAAATTGCTGGCTTTCGGCGACCACAACCAGAACCAGCTCAAGGTGATACCCATCATTGGATCTGCAGGAATTGGAAAAACGATGGTTGCCAGAGCAATATATCATCAGTATGGAGGGGAATTCCAGTGCCAGGCTTTTGTACGGGTGTCCCGAAATCCGGATATGAGGAGGCTTCTCACCAGCATCCTCTCACAAACTAAGGCACCTTGGACTCATGCATTTTCTGATGCGCAGGACCTTATTGACGGTATCATCAAACATCTTCAAGGAAAAAGGTATTTCCCTATTGATATCGTCCCCAGGTGCTAGGGTTAATTTGTCCCCAAAATGATATCGTGGAAAATTTATTGGCTAAACTGGATTTTAGTAATTATCAATTTATCATATTGTGCTTTTGTGGAAAACAGGGAAATGTTTTTCTTATTAAAGAACTGGAATTTGtccttttcttttcttgcaaGGTTCACATTCCATCATATGTATCATGAACTTGTAAAGGTATCAATGTACCAAGTTCTAACATTGCGTATATCTATGAgttttgatgcagaggccggaggtattcctccttttctaaaaaaaaacgtATATCTCTGAGTTTTATGACTTTTTTTTGAGATGCTGACATACTCAAACCCCAAACTCATGGATCCACCCTTTCATGTACATTATCCAAAAGTGTACATTGTCCACTCTCTTcggaaaactaaaaaaatgtcAGGAGATACCTTTAGAAGTTCATGATACATTGTCTGATGTTTTTCTCATAAACATCGCCATTTACTTTTTCACGCTCTTCTGTATTCCTTTTACAAATAAATCAAGTTCTGTATTGATTTTGTTTCTTTACCTGTTTCTTTTATGTAAGCTTCACCAAATGTATTCATTCTGACTTGCAGCTACTTCATTGTAGTCGATGATTTATGGACATCATCAGAATGGGATATTATTAGCCGTGCTTTTCCTGATGGTGATTGTTGGAGCAGAATACTGACAACCACGCAAGTTGAGGATGTAGCATTAGCATGTTCTGGTTATGAGTCAGAATACATATTTAAGATGAGACCCCTTAATTATGGTGAATCTCGAAAATTATTCTTCAATAATGTTTTTGGTCCTGAAGGTGAAGGTGCTTGCCCTCAAGAGTTTGAAGTAGTTGCAGATAGGATTATCAGGAAATGCAGTGGTTTACCGTTATCAATTGTAAATATAGCAAGCCTGTTGCTACCAAGCAAGCGGAACCCTGCAATGGAGCAATGGGAGAAGTTAGAAAGTTCTCTACCCTCCACTTTGAGGACAGATCCTACTTCCCAGGGGATGAAAGATGTTCTAATCCTTATTTACAATAAGCTTCCACTTCAGTTGAAGACATGCTTGCTCTACCTTAGTATGTATCCAGAGGGCTGCACTATCAGGAAGGTTGATTTGGTGAAGCAATGGGTAGCTGAAAGTTTGGTTGGTGACACTGAGTATGGTTACTTTGACGAGCTTGTCAGAAGAGGTATGATCCAACCTGTAGACACCAATTATGACGGGGAGGTGTTGTCATGTACAGTTAACCACATGGTAATGGATCTTATCAGGTACAAATCCATTGAGGATAACTTCATCattgtcgtgaagtattttgaatCAACTCTACTGCTTCCTGACAAGGTTCGTCGATTGTCCCTCCAGTTCGGAGGTTCAAAAAGTGCAAAGATACCAGAAAGCATCAGAATGTCCCAAGTTCGATCGCTTCTGTTTTGTGGATCCTCCAGATGTGTACCTTCCATTCTAGACTATGGCCTCCTCCGAATTCTGATTCTTCATATTTGGGCTGATCAAGACCAGATGAGTTTTGACCTCACTAGAATCGTTGAACTATTTCGACTGAGATATCTGATTGTTGAGTGTAATATTGCCATAAATTTGCCAGATAAGATTCAAGGATTACGAAACTTGGAGACACTGCAATTAGATGGAAGACTATCTGCTGTTCCATCAGACATTGGTAATTTGGAGAATTTACGGCACCTCCGCCTTCCAATCCAGGATAATGTGAGGGACCTTGGCAGTCTGACCAATCTGCAGGATCTTTATCTCACCCTTTCTACAGCACAGCCGGTTGAGAATTTGGAGGTTACCATGAAATACATGGGCTCAATTCTCCACAAACTCAACAACCTCAAGTCTATAATCCTGGCATCTGCAGATTCTTGTCCTGTAAATACTTCGAGTGTGAGCATTTCATGTGATGGCTTTAACAACGTGTCTCCTGCTCTGGCTCATCTTGAGAGACTTCAGTTATTGCCACGGATTTGCATCTTTCCCAGCCTCCCGAACTGGTTTAAAACACTCGACAAACTCTGCACTCTGAAGATAGCAATTAGAGAGTTGTCGAACAGTGATATTGATATCGTTAAAGGGTTACCTGCCCTGCGTGCTTTCTCGCTGTACATCCAGACAGAGCCTGCAGAGAGGATTGTCTTTGGCAAGGCTGGATTTTCAGCTCTCAAGTACTTCAAGTTGAGGTGCATTAAACTGTTGCTGAAATTTGAGGCTGATGCTATGCCTAATCTTCAGAAGCTAAAGCTAGTCTTCAATGTTCAGGAAGTGCAGCAGCATGGAGCTGCACCTATCTGCATCGAGCACTTGGCAGGGCTTAAAGAGATATCCGCAAAAATTGGGGGTGCAGGTGCTGCTGGCACAGAGTCTGCCTTAAGGATTTCTGTTAGCAATGatccgaaaaatccaaaaatCAATGGTCAGCTGGTGGAGTGGAATTTATGTGCCGACGAGGATAGAATTATCGCAACACCAGACCAAGCAGTTCTGATTACGGAAGAACGAGGTGAGATCCTGGAGGAAAACACAGAATATGAGTACAAAGGAGAAGATGGGGACCGACAACCTGATAGCGGGTACGAATTTTTCCTTTCTTTGATTTATTGATTCTTCAACCTGTTTCTCTTGTGTGATGCTAAACGGTTGCTGTAATCAGGAATTCTACACTGCTGGAGCCCTCTACCTCGTTCCCTCAGAGACCCACGGACCGGCTATATGGCCAGAGGCTCCTTTCTGTGTGGTCCAGGGCCAGGCACACCTTTCTGCCCCGCACCTTGAAAGCCGGCAATGAGGGCCGCAGTGTTGAGAATATAACAATATTCAGCTTTAAGGAGTTGGTTAGGGCAACTGCAAGATTTCACCTCATCAATAAGGTTGGTCAGGGAGGTTATGGACCAGTGTATAAGGTAATACCCTATTTATTATGTATTGGATGCCGGACTTAATTATTGCAAGTGTTTTAAAATTGCTAACTTGCCATTTCAGGGAAAGCTCAAGGATGGAACAGCTGTTGCAGTAAAGGTGCTCTCTTCGCAGTCTAGGCAAGGCGTGAACGAATTTCTTAGTGAACTTATTATGATCTCTCATATTTCCCATGAgaatcttgtcaaactttatgGCTGTTGTGTGGAAGGAAGCCACAGGATCCTTGTCTATAGTTATCTTGAAAATTATAGCCTTGCACAAACCCTTCTAGGTAGATTCTCATTGCTGGACCTCTGCATTCTCTTGTTCTCGGAAAAAATTTAGACGCCATAATCCTTCTTGGTCCTTGACATTTTTTAGGTTCTCGGCATAGCAGCATCCAGTTCAATTGGAGGACACGGGTGAATATTTGCATTGGTGTTGCCCAGGGACTAGCATACCTCCATGATGGTGTCCGGCCTCACGTTATCCATCGGGACATCAAAGCAAGCAATATACTTCTCGATAAGGATCTTACCCCGAAAATTTCTGATTTCGGCTTTGCAAAGCTTCTACCAGATGTAGCACATATTAGCACAAGAGTCGCAGGAACACTGTAAGTGTAAACTATTTGATCGAACCTGCTGCGTTGCTATATGTTTACTCGGACTTGTGTTTTCTTATTACATTAAAATGCTAGTTCAGCTGATCCTTTGAACTTAGTTAGATTAGGGGGAGGCGCTTTAGATTAGACTTATACATATATACCTACATTTATCTTGGTAAGCTCTTATCAATCTAAGCAAGGACTGCATAGAGATGCTGCTTTCTAATAAGCACATTAAAATTGAAAAGAGATGGCTTGACCTGGCTTGATTGACTCTCCAGTGCGTGCCACTGAGCTGTCGTCTCTTCTCTCCTCTCCTTGTTCTCTAAAACTGCTGCAACATATCAGACTTTGGGCCATTTTCAATGCAAAATTCAGGTGgggaagcaaaaaaaaaaaaaaaaaacagaatgtgATATCCCCTCTGTTGTTTTCCTCACTGTAGTTTTGCTTGCAGAGGTTACTTGGCTCCTGAATATGCCATCCGAGGACAACTGACACGGAAATCAGATGTCTACAGCTTTGGTGTTCTGCTGATAGAAATAGTCAGTGGAAGATGCAACACTGATACAAGACTGCCATACGAAGATGAGATTCTTCTTGTGAAGGTACATGACCCTGTTCTTAATACAAATATCTGATGTGAATTCACACCATACATAGCTTCGCTACTTGAGGTGAATGATGTTGATGCAACTTGATTTTTTCTTATTATTGAATCCGTACCATTGTTTTACCTAGTGCTATATTATTGGTCACcagtcctcctctctccctctgcagACATGGGCATACTATGAGAAGGGACAAGTGCACGAGATCATCGACAGCTCGTTGGGCGACGACCTGGACATCGACGAGGCGTGCAGGTTCCTGAAAGTGGGGCTCCTGTGTACAAAGCACGTCACGAAACGCCGGCCtgacatgtcaacggtgacccgcaTGCTGAGGGGCGAGGAGGACGTGGAGTCGCAGGAGATCACTAAGCCTGACGTGATCCGGGACTTCAGGGACCTGAAGCTAAGGAGCAAGGCCACGCCCTCGTCGCTGCCGACATCCGTCGTGGCGCAGTCCTCCCCGTCGTCATCGTCCATGGGCAACACCACCCGCACCTCCAGCACCTTCACCGCGATATCGGACCGCCCCTGACTGACAAGTTATGCCGGGAGAAAAATAGATACACTGAGGGGGAGTCCCTACGGACCGCAGAGCAAACTGTAGATATAGATAGCGTAAGGGCAGCCCACATTTTTCTTCATTTTCTTGTGCTTTCATACTTCCATTTACTCCACTTGATTGTTATATATAGTGAAGAGCGTGTACAACCTCGCTCTTACGACTGTAGCCAGGCCTGTGTTTTTTCCTCCAGTGTTACCTTAACACACAATCTAGACCAAATTGTACATGCATGGTGTCATCTGCAATTATTTCTTCAATGATATttctgttttgaaaatattctgtATCCAAACGTAAGCTAGAAGTATCGATCAAAAGAATTTCTTCAATaatatatataagattttaaatGTAGACGTTTCATTTAATTTTATTTAAGTTTGGGCTGGCATAATGAGTGCAGCAACCAGAGCCACGGGACTAGTACCCTCAGAaaatgtagtgtgtgtgtgtgtgagccccGGTTCACCTAATTTCTCCAGCGTAACTGATGATGCTGAGAAATCATCgcccttgtgtgtgtgtgtgagtcccGGTTCACCTAATTTCTCCAGCGTAACTGATGATGCTGAGAAATCATCgcccttgtgtgtgtgtgtgagtcccGGTTCACCTAATTTCTCCAGCGTAACTGATGATGCTGAGAAATCATCGCCCTTGAGCTCGAGGTTCTTGAGCTGAAATATGGTAAATGTAGCCAACTTGCTGTTGAGTTGGCTGGTGGTAGCTGAGTGCGTTGCATTGATCCAACAAAAGCTTCGATCACCTGGGAGTGGGCACAAGAAGTGCCTTGTTGAGATGTGGTCTGTCGGGCCAACGGCGAGCTCCCGGATGGGAAGCCACTTGGTACTACCGTCCATGGGCAGGGAGAAGATCGTGATTGCATCAATATCATTGTTGCTATTGGTTTTCGTACAGGCGGCAAACATGCGATTGCAGCGGGGTGCCGCCTGCCCGATGAAAGGCAGGTTACTGCCATCGACACGTTCCCATGTTTTCTTGGCGACATGGAAGACGTAGGGGCCCTTCTCCTTTTGAGGCCTTGTTTGGCAGGAAGGGGTtgggatgtgtgtgtgtgtgtgttagttagaggattgggtgaatccctttctTCCATCCCTCTCAATTGCCAAATACGTGAGCCATGAGGCAAGGTTTCTGAGCCGCGTGGATAGAAAAGAATCGAAGGGATTAGAAATGATTGAAGGGGTTTGCTCACCACAAACCCTGTCCATCAAATGAACATGCAGGGAATCGCGGGGTTTCTGATACCCTACAAACCCTGCGCATCAAACAAGGCCTGAGGAAGATGCGTCTATCTTCCTGGTAGAAGACCATGTTTACCACCATTGTGCAGACTTCCGACGGATTGCGAAACTCGATCGGGATGAGTTTGCAGGGGAAGAAGGGCGGCAGCGCTTCCCAGTAGGCGAAAGACTCCTCGGTGGGGTACGGGTTGATGGATGGGATGCCGTCCTCGAAGCTTATGACCTCGAACCATGGCTCGAAGTCCGTCCCAGGCACCACCCGGGGCCGGCGCGAGATGGCGTAGAGCATGCCCCCGTGCGAGATCTAAGACGGGCTGGTGCTTGGGGGACAATGGCGGACCCTGGATCACCTCCGATGTGCCGGCGTCGTAGGTGACGGTGCTCCTGCCGCCGACGCCGACGATCCAGTCGCCGACAGCGACAAGGACATGCCCGGCGCGCCCAAGGGTACCCCGGCATGGCTCGGCGGCTTGATTACCTCTCACTTGTTCTCGGCCTGGTGTTCCACCACCAGGTACAGACCattgggtggtggtggtggtggtggaagtGCTTCGATCTCGTCAGACCGACGGTGTGGCTCTCGCGGCTCTGCTGATCTTGCTCTCTTTCTCGGCTGCTGCTCTGCTGCTCGGAATATCCTGTACCAAGTGGTGTCGGGGCTTCACATAGAGCGAAGAGGGGAGCAGTTTCAAATGGGCTAGCCATTTAGGCCCTGTTCGGGACGTGGGTTCACAGAAACAGAGGAAAAGAAACATGCATAGGTATGAGATGATGTGCAAACTGAAACCTGCAGGCTTACAAAAAGAGGATGGAAACTTTATGGGGTGTTCTGAACAAAGAAAAAAAGATTTGAAATCTGCACACTTCTCTAGGAAATAGAACTAGCCGTTGTGTGCCTGGCACTCTATTCTTGCCGTTGATTTCTCTAGCCgctgcttcttctttctcttgctaTATAAGAAACGCACACAATGCACTATCAACAACTTGTTGTTGATTCGATGGGGGACGGGAAGAGCACGAGAGAGAGACGACCAGGGTTTTGGGTTGCTAACTTGCTGCAGCTTTTCgggtttttgtttccttttattcagAGAACGATGCCAACGTGCAACGAGACTCGCTCAGCTACcagatcgtgccatcccacgactaCTAAGTCGCCGCAGATCGCACAGGACGCATCTTGCGGCGTAGACTAACTAACTAGCGAATCGAAGTCTAACTGAAGAAATACTGAACGGCTGCGGCTGCAGCGTTTTTTCTCTCACGAAAGTGAAGCGGCAGGGTTAGGCTATCAATTCACCCCCTTAATCCTGGCACACCGATCTTTGCTCGCATCTCcatgaacttgatcttccccagCGCCTTGGTGAGGATATCTGCGAGCTGCTCATCAGTACCGACGTGATCAACGTCGAGCTTGTTCTCTTCCAAGCACTGAcggatgaagtgatacttgatgtcGATGTGTTTGCTCCGATCGTGATGCACCGGGTTCTTGCTCAGGGCGATCGCGGATTTGTTGTCGATGTAGAGATGAAACTTCTCCACCGATCCCCCTGTCAGGTCGGCCAGCAGGCGGCTGAGCCACACCCCCTGGCAtgtcgccgccgccgcggccACGTACTCCGCCTCGCAGGATGAGGTTGCCACCACCTTCTGCTTCTGCGAGGTCCAGGTGACCGTGCTGCCTCCGAGGAAGAACACCACGCCGGATGTGCTCTTGCGGTCGTCTACATCGCCGCCATGGTCACTGTCGCTGAAGCCGACTAGCGCAGGGGCGCCGGAACCCCTTTTGTAGCTGCACCCATAGTGTAAGGTGCCGCGGATGTACCTGAGAATCTGCTTCACCGTGGTCCTGTGCCGTGAGCTCGGCGCCTCCATGTATCGGCTTGTCACTCCGACAGCCAGAGCGATGTCGGGGCGCGTGTTGACGAGGTAGCGCATGCATCCTATGATGCTGCGGTATTCAATTGCGTCCGCCGGCGGCAATCCATCCTCCTTGCTCAGCTTGAGCCTCACTTCCATGGGGTTTTGGCTCGGGTTGCACCCGGCCATGCCAGCGCGCTCAAGCACCTTCTCGGCGTAGCCTCGTTGGGAGAGAGTGATCCCATTGTGCTCCTGCTTCACCTCAATCCCGAGGTAGTATGACAACAGTCCGAGGTCGCTCATCTTGAACAAGTGCTGCATCTCGGCTTTGAACGTAGCGATGTCGTCGCCGTCTGTCCCCGTAATGATCAGGTCGTTGACCTACCAGCAGGAATGAGGTCTCGTTGCCGCGCCTGTACACGACATGCTCCAAGGGACTGCGTACAAAACCAAGCTCACAGAGTGATGCGTCGAGCTTTGCGTACCATGCCCGTGGCGCCTGTCGGAGCCCATACAGGGCTTTGCTGAGCTTGAGGACGCCGTGCgggttgtcatcgttgatgaaac
This genomic stretch from Hordeum vulgare subsp. vulgare chromosome 6H, MorexV3_pseudomolecules_assembly, whole genome shotgun sequence harbors:
- the LOC123404197 gene encoding disease resistance protein RGA5-like isoform X2, encoding MEDPPITASLGPLVRLLRRLHSFEDSEHPLPEGLSANGIRLLREGLQGLYDHLKDVPEPDPDPGATPKWWIKEVRELGYDAEDFFDEVMQAGVGGQTAGEGAIVRRSSRLSAIFRAAGSRRKQRRRQIAEDFSQLMDRVDDARERCQSFQLAPAETDDRGHAGISRHRPDLSLDLPVSAASISDVRVGTAERLVGVEVPMKKLGKLLAFGDHNQNQLKVIPIIGSAGIGKTMVARAIYHQYGGEFQCQAFVRVSRNPDMRRLLTSILSQTKAPWTHAFSDAQDLIDGIIKHLQGKSYFIVVDDLWTSSEWDIISRAFPDGDCWSRILTTTQVEDVALACSGYESEYIFKMRPLNYGESRKLFFNNVFGPEGEGACPQEFEVVADRIIRKCSGLPLSIVNIASLLLPSKRNPAMEQWEKLESSLPSTLRTDPTSQGMKDVLILIYNKLPLQLKTCLLYLSMYPEGCTIRKVDLVKQWVAESLVGDTEYGYFDELVRRGMIQPVDTNYDGEVLSCTVNHMVMDLIRYKSIEDNFIIVVKYFESTLLLPDKVRRLSLQFGGSKSAKIPESIRMSQVRSLLFCGSSRCVPSILDYGLLRILILHIWADQDQMSFDLTRIVELFRLRYLIVECNIAINLPDKIQGLRNLETLQLDGRLSAVPSDIGNLENLRHLRLPIQDNVRDLGSLTNLQDLYLTLSTAQPVENLEVTMKYMGSILHKLNNLKSIILASADSCPVNTSSVSISCDGFNNVSPALAHLERLQLLPRICIFPSLPNWFKTLDKLCTLKIAIRELSNSDIDIVKGLPALRAFSLYIQTEPAERIVFGKAGFSALKYFKLRCIKLLLKFEADAMPNLQKLKLVFNVQEVQQHGAAPICIEHLAGLKEISAKIGGAGAAGTESALRISVSNDPKNPKINGQLVEWNLCADEDRIIATPDQAVLITEERGEILEENTEYEYKGEDGDRQPDSGNSTLLEPSTSFPQRPTDRLYGQRLLSVWSRARHTFLPRTLKAGNEGRSVENITIFSFKELVRATARFHLINKVGQGGYGPVYKGKLKDGTAVAVKVLSSQSRQGVNEFLSELIMISHISHENLVKLYGCCVEGSHRILVYSYLENYSLAQTLLGSRHSSIQFNWRTRVNICIGVAQGLAYLHDGVRPHVIHRDIKASNILLDKDLTPKISDFGFAKLLPDVAHISTRVAGTLGYLAPEYAIRGQLTRKSDVYSFGVLLIEIVSGRCNTDTRLPYEDEILLVKTWAYYEKGQVHEIIDSSLGDDLDIDEACRFLKVGLLCTKHVTKRRPDMSTVTRMLRGEEDVESQEITKPDVIRDFRDLKLRSKATPSSLPTSVVAQSSPSSSSMGNTTRTSSTFTAISDRP
- the LOC123404197 gene encoding disease resistance protein RGA5-like isoform X1, translating into MEDPPITASLGPLVRLLRRLHSFEDSEHPLPEGLSANGIRLLREGLQGLYDHLKDVPEPDPDPGATPKWWIKEVRELGYDAEDFFDEVMQAGVGGQTAGEGAIVRRSSRLSAIFRAAGSRRKQRRRQIAEDFSQLMDRVDDARERCQSFQLAPAETDDRGHAGISRHRPDLSLDLPVSAASISDVRVGTAERLVGVEVPMKKLGKLLAFGDHNQNQLKVIPIIGSAGIGKTMVARAIYHQYGGEFQCQAFVRVSRNPDMRRLLTSILSQTKAPWTHAFSDAQDLIDGIIKHLQGKSYFIVVDDLWTSSEWDIISRAFPDGDCWSRILTTTQVEDVALACSGYESEYIFKMRPLNYGESRKLFFNNVFGPEGEGACPQEFEVVADRIIRKCSGLPLSIVNIASLLLPSKRNPAMEQWEKLESSLPSTLRTDPTSQGMKDVLILIYNKLPLQLKTCLLYLSMYPEGCTIRKVDLVKQWVAESLVGDTEYGYFDELVRRGMIQPVDTNYDGEVLSCTVNHMVMDLIRYKSIEDNFIIVVKYFESTLLLPDKVRRLSLQFGGSKSAKIPESIRMSQVRSLLFCGSSRCVPSILDYGLLRILILHIWADQDQMSFDLTRIVELFRLRYLIVECNIAINLPDKIQGLRNLETLQLDGRLSAVPSDIGNLENLRHLRLPIQDNVRDLGSLTNLQDLYLTLSTAQPVENLEVTMKYMGSILHKLNNLKSIILASADSCPVNTSSVSISCDGFNNVSPALAHLERLQLLPRICIFPSLPNWFKTLDKLCTLKIAIRELSNSDIDIVKGLPALRAFSLYIQTEPAERIVFGKAGFSALKYFKLRCIKLLLKFEADAMPNLQKLKLVFNVQEVQQHGAAPICIEHLAGLKEISAKIGGAGAAGTESALRISVSNDPKNPKINGQLVEWNLCADEDRIIATPDQAVLITEERGEILEENTEYEYKGEDGDRQPDSGNSTLLEPSTSFPQRPTDRLYGQRLLSVWSRARHTFLPRTLKAGNEGRSVENITIFSFKELVRATARFHLINKVGQGGYGPVYKGKLKDGTAVAVKVLSSQSRQGVNEFLSELIMISHISHENLVKLYGCCVEGSHRILVYSYLENYSLAQTLLGSRHSSIQFNWRTRVNICIGVAQGLAYLHDGVRPHVIHRDIKASNILLDKDLTPKISDFGFAKLLPDVAHISTRVAGTLACH